The segment GAGGATGCTGAGAAACGCATTAAGAGAGATTTATGGAGTTGTAACTTCTGGAAAAAGGTAAGTGATATTGGTATGAAACACGGCTTGGGGCCCTTGGTACCACTTTGTGCATTTGTAAATGACTTTAGCGGCTATCGGTTGTCAGAGGACGCCCAGGGTCCACTGATTAAAGAACTTGAAAATCGGTTGCAAAACGAAACCGACATGTTGCGTATATGGCTTCAAGATGCACGAGGACTGTGCGAGGCCATATTAGTAGGACCCACGCCTGTTGCTTCCTTCAACATTGATAAATATAACTTTCAGGCTGAGTTCGACATGACCGACGATCAATTTCGATTCTATGTTTGTTCAGGGCTCAACTAGGCAGAGAATCCAATAGGTTCTAAAGTAACCTTCCCAACAAGTCGAGGCAGCTCAAGAAGTTTGGATCAAATAGCACCGAACAGTCTATGCATAGGGTTTCTTCCATTTGAGTTCATTGACCAAGTGCGCATGAGTCACCAGCTATCATGAGTTACGTAACAGGCCTGTGAGCGGAAGATTAGTGACGTTGGGGCTACGTTCTTTGTGTCATGTTCACTTTAGATGATGTAGATTCTATACGGTGATTTAATCTTGGTGCCAATATGCATATTAGTAGACCTTCTCAGAATTGAGTTAGAAATAGTGGATCAATCGATATCTGCATTTTCCGTGCGCGCGCTAAGGTATTTCGAAACTACTCACTTCACGGCCAGAAAGTGCCAGAACCTGTCTGCTGGTATGTAGTTTAGAGATGACTGGTCTGTTCTGGTGGCATTGCGACTTCATTAAGCAGTGTATGATTGTGATGATAGAATGAGTTCAAGCTTTCCGAGTCAACGTCTTACCGAATTTAGAAAGTACCGAAACGATCCATAATTATGCGATCGCTAATTTCTATAGCTGCTGCTGTATTGTCACTAACTTCGGCTTCTTTAGATAGTATAGTATGTACTAAAAGTCTAGATCGTCATATTGGGTTGGAGTCCGGATTTAGTCCCGATGCGATGTGCTGGATATAAGACAGCAAATATTGACCTTGAAAAAGCCAAACATAAGAAGCAGCGTGCCATGATAATTCGCAAACATAAGGAAAAATATGGCGATTATTATCACAAAATTTGAATAGGGCTCTGGCCTGcgtcctctttcttcttcttcttctttttcttttttttttttttttaaaaaaaaaaagaaagaaaagaaattcATTTAATAAATACGTTACGTCCAGAACACGCTTGGTTCGGTTGACCGGCTTCGGGTGGAATTGTACGTCTTACATTCATTGTATGTTAGTTGAAATAAGTATAACATCATACTTCCAATAGTGACCTCTCTTGTGCTTGTCTGTATTTGTAGACGCTAAGACTCAATGTGATCAATGGAAGAGCTGCTAATTTCGTCTTCGCTGCGCTTGCAAATTACTCAACTAAATTTGACGCAACAGGCCCAAATAGGCTTGGCCCCAAGTTATATAGGATCTGATGAGACCCGCAAGATCCTAGATCCCTCAAACCATCTAACGTACAATATGAAGGCAGTTCTATGGCTCTGGTATGTTTCGCTGGCAAAAGCCACCTGCACTTCCAACTATGCCATATGGATCTCGCAGGACAGGGCTAAACTAAGCGAGACGTTGGGGCAAGCTCTGCCTAAGCTGGACTATGACGATATTTCAATCCTTAATCCTGGTGTTGATGTCGGTATGGCGGCTGTTCCTGGAAAGCGATACAAGATCCCTTACCATGCAAATATGGCACTCATTCCACCAGCTTCGTGGTCTGACAATTGTCCAAAAACGTTGGAGCTTCATGGTGCCAAGTCAGAAACGCTTGAAGTCTTCCATCAGCCATCCTCGACACCTGAAGGAGATAGCCATAACCCGTCTGTATCTAAACTGGCTCAATCACCGGTGCACACGGAAGCCTCTGGTGGCGGTCTGATACCAAGAGCAGCGTCTGTCACGACCGCTGAAGTTTCTAAAACAGTAGGGACATCCGTCACTATTGAGACACGAACAAAGCCACACGCGGCGACAGGCACAGCCAGCCCTATCTTGTGCTGGGAAGAAACCCACCCATCGGTAGCTGACTTTGTCTCAAGTCCAACATCCAGGCTTGAGTTTGCCAGGTCGTTCTGTGACAGACTCCAGGATGCTACTTTTGACGCAGCGCATCCCATCCAACCATTGCCCTACGGCGACACGTTGATTGGAATGCAGCTGTTGCCCTCCTGTCCAAACCATTCCATTGGGGCGAAAGACATGGATCCATGCCGTCGAGTGCTTGAGAACATCAACCATAAATGCCCGAAAGCGGGCGGGACATATAGCAACCATTGCGTATTGTACTACTTCGTCAAACGGTAAAGTGTTCTGAGCAAATACACCTAGATAGTTTCATTTGATACATATTACATTTAAGCTTCAGGCGCCATACCGTGATCCACTACTGGACGGATTGGATGTTATGGTGCATGCATTGGGTGAGCTCATGCAGGCATGTCCTTGGTTTACTACCATACAGGGTTCATAACTAGTTGTAACTTCATGTCCTTTTAAATATAAGCCGGGATAGCGGACTAAACCTCGAAAGTAAAGGCATGAACTACCATGTCGCTCACAAAGCTCAGAAGATCCATCCTTCACATTATGCCGATCAAtcattgaagatcttcatACGCTAGAACTTTGATGCCCATGACGGGTTTAGCGGTCTGTAGAGCTGGATTGGACAGAAGTGTATGGGTCACTAACTGCCGGAGCAGTCTCACAAAGGCAAGAAAATCGTCCAGAGTGTAAAAATCACCCCTTTCCACGACCTCGTCCCACGGCAGTTGTTCTGGTGAACGGATGTTATCGTCGATTTCCACCTCTATGAGCCAAAACTCGTCCGTTTCGAAGACTTTGGGCTTCGGCCCGTCAAATTCTTCTTTCGATGATACCCAATGCTTTCGCTTAATGCGGTAGTTGATGAGCCATAGCGTTTCCAAACCCCCAAATCTTGCACCATATACAATGTAACAGCATAAGGAGTCAAGGCTCCTGATCCGGGAGGATTCGTGAAGGCTCGAAGCCCACGATGGGTGGTATTGCCAGCCTACGTGCGGTATCTGTAGCAAGCCCCGGGCTGTGTTGTTCGGAATGACATCTTCAAACAAAAACCGACTGAGCATGTCAGGACCATCTGGTTGGACAATAAAGAGGTCCTGGCTTGGAGACACGATAATACTGCGCTGCTGGGAAGAGTCGCTCTCTGGTGCGTCGACCTCGACATCCGAACGGCCACATCTCACCTTCGTCCGGATGGCTATGGGCTTGGTGGGGCCGAGTATATCTCTCATGACACAATGTGACTGCCTACAGGCACCCCAGAGACCCGAGTCGATCAGGTACGTCGAAAGGTTGTTTTTAGTCCATGAAGCTGTGATTTCGTCGAAGCCATTGACTCGACTGGACTTGGGGCCAAAAGCCCACCTGGGAGCGGTGAGGTAATAGGAACCAACCCAAGGAGCTTCCGGATCGTCGTCTTCATGTGGTTGACTTCTATGGTCGCTGCTCAAGCTGAAGATTAGTACACCTGCCTTTGCAGGACGAACGGCGGAGCTCCAAATCTCTATTTGTAGTTCTACCGGAAGGTTTCTGAAGCAATGGAATGAACCAAACATCCTGCTTATCATGAAGGAGCCGAGGATAACCCGCAAAAAGACGAATTGACTTGTAGGATTATCTAGTTCCTGTGACACTTCAACATCGGGACAACCGATCCTATAAAATCGTCAAAGCACTTCTAGATTTATGTTCGCTAAGCCCGATAGGTATCGCAAAAAGGACTTTAGAAACCATGGTATGTTGGGATTGACCGCCGATGCAAGACGCTGGACAGCTTACAGTAACGCCCATTATTGGCAGTACGACGATTTCCCATCATTGATTGTTTCTTCTACGTGTTTTCTTTAACATGTACGCAGAAAGCAGAAATTCTAGTCAAGATCGGGCCGATTTTCTTCTCTATACGTCTATAGATCAAGGTCGCTCCGGTCGAACCTCACTGTACCTGAGTTTTATGGTGCCATGACTACGATACTATCATTCTAACTCGTAGCGTAGTGACATCGCAGTTCTTGGGGATTCCACTACAGACTTGTTCTGCTCTGTGTTTGACCTAAAATCGCTATTTTTAGCCATCTTCTTGGGTAGAAAGTGCGTAGTCTCTTAACAGTCTTCTGTTTACTTCAAACAGTATAAGCTCATCATGAGTGTTTGAGGTCATTTTCGACGGATGCAGAGACATCCCAAAATGATGTGCATAGCGACTGTAGACTGGGACACTAACCACCGGGCAAAATGGCACAATTAAGTCCATATTTGCATAATGAGTCATTAGTCACGTACCATGAGGCTACCTGTCTGTCTCCACGCCCAGCTGTTAGCGCGATTCCACTGGAATTTTTTGAACGTGTGCGCTACAGTACTCTTAACTCAATCGTTGCTTGGTTCAGCGGCTGAGCAGATGCCCAAAAAACTGAGACAGACACTAAAACATGAATGCAAGTCTTGATATGGAACATGGGTGCTCGATGATTATCGGAGATCATGATCTGATTGCTCATTTAGTTTTAATCCATGTTCTGTTGACCGGGTAGTTGGATTAATTTCCCGTAGTGAGAATTTAAATCCCTGGTTATCGGAATGTTTTAGTGTGATCGCGTGATTTTTGGGGTAAGAAgttgtcagacattacgtgtattcggttcattgatgtgaattggtgtattgATCTTatgttctgttgaaatctgccccttagaggttttaccatttcagctgtaatcttaaagtatccctgcttgcacgtgaggccccaACACCTGTTCAACAGGTGTCGCTGAAGGAATCGCTTCTTGTTAGTAATGAATGCCGGAATTGTGGATCCGATCAAATACAACGCGCATAATGCCCATAGAGAATCTAGAGAATCTAGGGGCTCGAGTTTGAACGCCGAAATGGCGTAAAAACTGACGAAAGTATACTGTATCCAGATGTCAACAAAATTCAGGATACAGCCAGTATCGGCTATATGAGCCTTCACCGGGCGATAAGGGCGCCTTGGACAGTTGGATCACACAGTGTTCTACTCTTCCATGCGTTCTCGTGCGAGATCATTGGCTGATTCGTTGATAGAGATAGGTCCTTGTTCAAAATTCGATGCGGGGCTGACACGCTCAGCTCCTTCCGTAGCTGCAGCGGTGGTGGCGGGGTTggctggtgaggatggtgtctgaGCCATCCGACCGGGTCCAGGTGAAACACCAATGGTGCCGATGACGGCTGCCGGATTGTTCTGCAAGAGGGCTGCACGGGCTCCTCGACTCAGGTTGACGGGAGTGTGGATTCCCAGATCGAAGCGATCCGGGGCAGCGGGCAAGATCATCGTAGACGAATCCATCACCGCGGCTTGCGACTGCGCAAAGCGCAGATCGAGGCGTTTGttgtgcacttgttaaggatTTAGGCGTAGACAGGGCCACGTTCTTAACacttgtatgccaagaaagtgtgatgacaaaggaaggtgCCTTGAGGAGCATATACCCAATCCACTTACAGGTAGGGTAGCCCAGTATGTATGTTAGTGCAAGTATCTAAATATATCTGCCACTTTTCCCAATAGTCTCCTCAACCTGCTAGGGGTCATTATAATATGACCAGGAACTATCTCCTCCCTTTTGTCCAACTCATTCCTAAGCACCTCTATTTGCCTCAGCGACAACAAACCCACTTTTCTACCCTCAGATATAGGAATAATGCCCAGAACCCGCTCGATTCCTTTTAACAGAGTTGCCAAAAGTTCTGAAAATGTCATGCACTGTGTGCAGGCTGTCGCTAGGGGTCGCCCCCCAAAGGTCAGACCCGGAATAGGGGTAAGGGGCTCGGTGGGTATTCGCTCGATACGTGTGGTAAGATGATCAAGGATCAGCTCATAAATCGACACCAGTTGGATGAGAATACTCGTGATGATTAGTACGGTTGGCGCAGGTAAGGACTTTAGGGTGGCACTAGGATGGGATAGTGGTGGTGTAGACACATCCTGGAATTTGTTTTTGTCTTTCCGATGTTGTGATTCCAGCGGCTTTGGAGATGATACTTTTGTTGTTGGCGAAGCACAGAGCTGATCAGTACACGGCCGAGTGTTAAGAAGCTTTGTCAAAACAATGAGGAATTCCTGCGACACAATGATACTGAACTCGGCCAAGGTGATGTTGTCAATGCTTAGCGGGCTCTTCTGATAAACTATGCTGTCAAAATCTAGTGTCGTCTTATTCTTCTTAATGGCTGCAATGCGGATATGCAAGTCAAGATTAATCTTGGAAAGTTCGAACATGACATCCGAGGGATCAATATCCTCTGGAAACCCTGATGTCTTGGTAATATTCATAGGAAAGCTTGTGGTATCGGTGACTTGGGGTGCGACAGTTTGTGGAGGGGTTTCGAGGGCGTAGGCACTGGAGATTGTGCTGCTGAAACCTGGCCCCCCACTGAAGAGAGAATTGGCGCCTTTCGGAGCGTAATCAGTGTTCCATGATAAGAATGTTTGATCAAAGGTGTCCATGATATTTGTAGGCCATGTCGGCACCGCCCAGAACGCATCATCCATTGTTGTGATATGGGGTTCGGTAGGAGAGGATGCTGGAGATAGCATACCGGACCAGTTTAAAAAATCCCATCCCTCCATAGAGGAAGCATTCTGTTGTAAATGGCTGGGGGAAATTGACTGGTTAGGCAGTCCGGCTTGAAACCGCTCAGTGGCCGAGGTTGGGTTGGTAGAGGTTGCCATTCGCCGCAGCCTACCCATATTCTTCTGCTGTATTCCTGTACACTGCAGACCTAAAATAGTACATTTGGTACATTTGGCATCGGTTTGGTTAATGCGTTGGCATCTCGACCTTTGTTTCCTGCAGACATCGCAAGAAAAGAGCCTCTGTGAAGGATGTAGTGATTGCGCGCCCATAGCGGTCGTCAGTGCCTGGACGCAAATATGGGTGAAGGCGAAGATAAAGTTGAATGCAAAAATATCTGGTTGATATGATTTGGAAGAGCTGAAGCACTGATGGGTGAACTCAGAAGGCGTGCGCAGGCAAGATCTTTATCGGAGGGATTCTAGAAGTTTATTAGCGCTAGTCACTCTTATGAATGGCTGATTAGTGTAATCTCTGGGTTGGACCTGAGGGTATCCACCAAACTTTGGTAACCCTATCGATTAAGGCCGGCTACTTTAATGGTATTGGCTCGTGGGCCTCGCATTTACgctcgctctcgctctcgcttGCTGGTATAAAAAAGGTTAGTCTTGGTCCGAGACAACCGGGGCGATAGCATGGAGGTCGCAGAAGCGGTGGGGCTCTTGGCTCGTTTTGCGTTGCACTTGGCGCTTTAAATGCCGAGAAATTAAGCTGGACATAGCCGCAAGGTCGTAGCACCCTACCAGTGCTATAAATACTATGAAGGTGCCAAGTCCTACGGTGCTCGATAATCATATCGAGCTATGATGGACATTGGGCTGCTCACTCTTCGACTCTGATGGGGACACGCTGGCTCCGAAGTAACTAATCAGGGGGGTTGGCCTTTACGCCCGCATAAGTATCCACTTAGTAAACGGACTTTTAGGCTTGTTATCTTCTTACGAAGACTTTAATAAAAACGGAGTTTTTCTCATTCAATCGGACATTTAATTACTCGGCGCGGAACGCTAATCGGCGCGAGAAGTGGTTCGCCCCGAATCTCGTTATAAATAAGCCTTAGATTTCCATTTACTCATTGAGATATCAAATTGCTTTGAGAAACAACTGTAATGTGCAAGATGGACGACTCCTCATTCAATCCAACTGGCCAACTGAGTCCGAGCCTGGCACCCACGGAAGTCCCAATCACATGGGACGACCCCCGAGAGAAAAGAAATCCTCAGCACTGGAGTACCCTTTCCAAGATATTTCATACCGCAATCCCTTGTTTCCTTGCCTTTGAAATGTGAGTCTTTACCTGCAAACCTCAGCATCCGGATCAGAGCTAAACTATCATGTCTAGAACATTCTCAACATCCGTTACCGTGCCAGCTACGGACCTAATCGCTCTCGAATTCGGCCTTAACCGCACGGAATCCCTACTCCCTTTAACGCTTTACACTCTCGGAGTAGCTTTCGGTCCAGTCTTGATTGCTCCTTTATCAGAAGAATTTGGTCGCAAATATGTCTATGTCGGAACCATGTCTTGTCTGTTGGCGTTTCTCGGCGGCGCCGCTGCTGCCAACAATTTTGCAACGCTCCTAATCTGTCGCTTGTTTGCGGGAATACTCGGATCTGCTGGCATCGCTGTCGGTGGAGGCACTATCGCCGATGTTTGGGCCCTGGAAAAAGCCGGCACTCAAGCGTcgctcctcttcatccttggcCCTTTCCTTGGTCCGACCCTTGGTCCTCTCGCTGGCGCGTACATACTGAAAGACAAGGGTTATGATTGGAGATGGACGCACTACCTGTTGCTGATCCTCGGCGCACCCATATGGCTTGGTTGCATCCTTATGAAGGAAACTTCCAAAAGCTGGATACTTCGAAACGAGCTGGACTCTAACGAAAAGGCTGCTAAGATAAAATCGCGTCGCTTAGTCATGACAGCCATGGCACGACCAGTGAAGATGCTGTTTCAAGAAGTCATCGTGTCTTCTCTGGCTCTTTACACGGCATTCGCATACGCCATGATTTTCAGCTATTTTGCCAGCTCATCATACATACTGCAGCTTTACTATGGTTTCAACTTACGTGAGGTTGGTTTGTCTTTCATCAGTGTCATCATTGGTTACATCCTGGCTACCATCATGTTTGCCGTTCTCGATAAGACTTTGTATGCTCGAGCAGCTAGAGCATCTCCAACTGGTTCAGCTGGCCCTGAGCACAGATTATATGCTGCACTTGTAggcagcttcttccttcctGCAGCTCTGTTCTGGTATGCTTGGGAGGCGCGCAGGGGTGGAAACTGGGCTGCCGAAGTTGCTTCAGGTATCTTCTTAGGCCTAGGGTCGTTTTCTCTCTTTGTAAGTCTGATAGCTCTCGTGGGCTCGTTGACAAGACTGATGTTTTCGCTTCCTTAACAGCTTTCCGCCATTACTTTTATGGTAGACTTTTACCGCGCTAAAGCGGCTGCTTCGGGTATGTCCATGTTATTGCCATTTTCGAGCCGACGACTAATATATGACATTGCTCTAGCAATTGCCGCAAACGGTATCTTACGATATACTCTTGGTGCTGTTTTCCCTTTATTTACGATTCAGATGTACGAGAACCTCGGTGTTAGTCACGCGGGAACTGTTTTCGCCGGGTTATCTATACTCCTACTCCCGATTCCATGGCTGCTATTTTCTCAAGCAGGATGGTTGAAGAAGCACAGTCGCTTTATTTCTGAAGAGCATCAGCAAACCCAGCAGCATTCAGTACTGGAATCGCGATGACTTTCTTAAAGTAGGGAATAGTGCAAGTTGGTTCTtgcttggatcttgttgctAATATTTTCTGTATTTTATATCTAAAAATTGTCATATTACTTTTCAAAGTTAAATAGAGTCGTTTAGAGACATTAGACTAGATAAAGATCAATAGCATGATGctggggggggggggtggggaagagaaagaaattcAATAAGAATGTTCTACGAGTTATAATCATGCTGTAACTGGGATTACTACTTGTGATCTGAAGCTGGAGCCGGCACTCGCCATGTATCTACCCCTCAGCCTCACCGGTTCCGATTTCTTCATTGCTTGTTTTACCGGCCGCAACCGTGAAGGAAGCAAAGCAGTTGGAAAATCAATCAAAACCGCGCCGCCGCCAGCAGCGGAAAACACGTGATTATATTGACGCAGTAAAGTTCGCTTTGGCATTATTTTCCTGCAGGCCTCTGCTCTACATTCGAAAAGTCGGCACGGTATGTGGCGATAGCTCAGAGATAGGACTGCCGCAATTTGCTGCCACACCCATTCACGAAGACTCACTACCATCCTCATAATACAACCACTGAATGGGCGACATCCCGTCGCGGCTCTATTGTTTCGAGGCGAGACTATGATGGTAACACACCAAGTCAATCACCCAAAGCTGCTCAGCTAGATCGATACTGAAACAAGGTCCTCACACCTTACTGAGCACTGGGGAAGGCCTGCCATCACATCACAAAGTCTCCGTGGTTATTTGACAGTCTTAGCGACCTAGTTCAGATTAATCTCGTCTCATAATATCGTATTTTCGATGCCAACGAGACTGGCGTGCCGAAAGGGCCCTCGATTATTGGGTCCATAAGTCCTATTGGCGTCAGAGCCTCCAAGCACAGTGGTATCCTGAccctttcccttcttgcAAATGTTATAAGATGTCTTATGATTTAGTCTATTCATAAAACATTCTTTTTCTGATTTCAGGTCTTCCTCAAATAGACCAAGCCATCAAATTCATCTTCTCGGCGTGTCTTGGTCCTAGACTAACACAAGATTGACTTCACTTCCAATTTCATAAACGCCGCTCTAGATGACAGGGGGCTTACATTTTTATCCTCAAACTCACCCAGTCTTACTCCTCGGCTAGATGTGGCTATTGTTAGCCGTTTACGGATATTTTATGGTTAAGAAGCCCAGGAAGTAGGCATCATCCTCCATAAAGACTCCGCTCCATTAGCATCTATAGAATACCTTCAGAGGAAGTTTTTATCACGGATAGTATCGATGGAAACGCTAGCATTTTAGTAAACAAGGCAGGCAATCAGATTGACTTGCGGCATGTTGAGATAAGATAGAAAGAAGCGTGAATCAGCTCTCTTGAAGGCATAGTTTGAACCATCAAAGACCCTAGGACGATAAATGACCCACTTTGACCCGAACAAGGCATTTCGACGAAATGATTTCGTGAGGTTGCGAATTAAAggccaaaaaaaaaacaggTTAACCAGCCAAGGCGGTTTACAAGCTGTACCGGTACATTACACTAGCTAAACCAGGAATTCTGATAGTCATTGGGAGTTCTCAGCTTAATCGAAGTTATGCAGTAGATGAGGTGACCGTCAGGTGGCTTTGAGACAGGAAGTAACAAAACGACGGGATTCCTGGCGATTATGTTGTTACCTTCAGGCAGCCCACGGGATAATTTTAGTTCTCATAC is part of the Fusarium oxysporum Fo47 chromosome VII, complete sequence genome and harbors:
- a CDS encoding major facilitator superfamily domain-containing protein, whose product is MCKMDDSSFNPTGQLSPSLAPTEVPITWDDPREKRNPQHWSTLSKIFHTAIPCFLAFEITFSTSVTVPATDLIALEFGLNRTESLLPLTLYTLGVAFGPVLIAPLSEEFGRKYVYVGTMSCLLAFLGGAAAANNFATLLICRLFAGILGSAGIAVGGGTIADVWALEKAGTQASLLFILGPFLGPTLGPLAGAYILKDKGYDWRWTHYLLLILGAPIWLGCILMKETSKSWILRNELDSNEKAAKIKSRRLVMTAMARPVKMLFQEVIVSSLALYTAFAYAMIFSYFASSSYILQLYYGFNLREVGLSFISVIIGYILATIMFAVLDKTLYARAARASPTGSAGPEHRLYAALVGSFFLPAALFWYAWEARRGGNWAAEVASGIFLGLGSFSLFLSAITFMVDFYRAKAAASAIAANGILRYTLGAVFPLFTIQMYENLGVSHAGTVFAGLSILLLPIPWLLFSQAGWLKKHSRFISEEHQQTQQHSVLESR